In one Pasteuria penetrans genomic region, the following are encoded:
- a CDS encoding bifunctional folylpolyglutamate synthase/dihydrofolate synthase: MNPTPSRRSLAYHESVGGFIEIQRQWERCQGTTAPKMGLEPLRAALTALGHPEKRLRFVHIAGTNGKGSTAIFLAAILQKAGYRVGLFLSPAVTLWNERIRWQGLPIPAEECLYHWRRSCPLIREHSLGFFASWTLVSLRYFSQLSPPPDLILWETGLGGRLDPTNVVLPLLSVITTIDYDHIEILGETLEEIAREKAGIIKPHVPVVVGALPGVAQQVLAERAREEKAPLYGPKDSPLASRMVGYQRENSRVVVRVLQLLRDRYGWRIPDPACEYGLLHAPPIPGRLERITHRPTIWLDGAHNRSGVEALLSALREMGVTSSITWLLAFPCHKPIDSFLGLSSAADCIMTTSLNSERPFHSADALAALFRDLIPELPVVAYDSAARAVEAWRWNATADSHLVVTGSLRLVSVVRSQWISEQGMSFSS; encoded by the coding sequence ATGAACCCCACCCCATCTCGGAGGTCCTTGGCATACCATGAATCGGTGGGGGGATTTATTGAAATCCAGCGTCAATGGGAGCGTTGTCAGGGTACAACAGCACCGAAGATGGGCTTGGAGCCCCTTCGTGCTGCGTTGACGGCGTTGGGTCATCCGGAAAAGCGCCTTCGATTTGTACATATAGCAGGTACGAATGGAAAGGGGTCCACTGCTATTTTTTTGGCGGCGATTCTGCAAAAGGCGGGCTACCGGGTGGGTCTCTTTCTCTCCCCTGCCGTTACTTTGTGGAATGAACGCATTCGGTGGCAGGGCCTTCCTATTCCTGCAGAGGAATGCCTGTACCACTGGCGAAGGTCATGCCCCCTAATTCGGGAGCACTCCCTGGGTTTCTTTGCTTCCTGGACCCTGGTGTCCCTACGGTATTTTTCCCAACTCTCTCCTCCACCGGATCTCATCCTCTGGGAAACGGGATTAGGGGGTCGTTTGGATCCCACCAATGTGGTACTTCCCTTGCTATCGGTAATTACGACGATTGATTATGACCACATAGAGATTTTGGGGGAGACACTAGAGGAGATCGCAAGAGAGAAAGCGGGTATCATCAAACCCCATGTCCCTGTCGTTGTCGGTGCGTTGCCAGGTGTTGCGCAACAGGTCCTAGCGGAACGAGCTAGGGAGGAGAAAGCACCCCTTTACGGACCCAAGGACAGCCCCTTGGCATCCCGTATGGTGGGCTACCAACGCGAGAATTCCCGAGTCGTAGTACGGGTTCTTCAGCTGTTGCGTGACCGATATGGGTGGAGGATACCGGACCCTGCTTGCGAATATGGACTCCTACACGCCCCGCCGATTCCGGGGCGGTTGGAACGGATTACGCATCGACCCACGATCTGGTTGGATGGTGCACACAACCGATCTGGGGTGGAGGCCCTGCTTTCTGCCTTACGGGAGATGGGGGTGACGTCCTCCATAACTTGGTTACTCGCCTTTCCCTGTCATAAGCCTATCGATTCCTTTCTAGGGTTGTCCTCTGCAGCGGATTGCATCATGACGACCAGTTTGAACAGCGAACGCCCTTTCCATTCGGCTGATGCCCTGGCGGCCCTTTTTCGGGATCTTATCCCTGAATTGCCCGTCGTTGCTTATGATTCGGCCGCTCGGGCTGTGGAGGCTTGGCGTTGGAACGCCACGGCCGATAGCCATCTCGTCGTGACAGGTTCGCTCCGTTTGGTTTCTGTCGTTCGTTCCCAATGGATTTCTGAACAGGGAATGAGTTTTTCTTCGTAG
- a CDS encoding valine--tRNA ligase, which yields MQDRKNLSASYHPGQVEARAHDLWDAQQCFVANPDSPKKPYSLAIPPPNVTGNLHLGHALNNVLQDILARWQRMVGRDVLWLPGMDHAGISTQLKVEAALQAQGVTRQQLGPEAFTKRLWEWKESYSAQVRRQWRRLGLSLDGTRERFTLDPDLSAAVRKVFVQLYDAGLIYRGRYLINWDPVARTALSDIEVEHKELRGHLYFLVYPLVGQEGCVEIATTRPETMFGDVAVAVHPKDDRYTHLIGQRVHLPGTDRTLPILADEIADPTLGSGVVKITPAHDFNDFAVGQRHNLPMPTVIDEGGIMTEAAGDYVGLDRLECRRRLVSDLQNQGTLVRTQIHVHSVGHSQRTQAIVEPRLSTQWFLCMRELAAQAQGAQEGGQGVRFVPERYERIYLQWVKNSRDWCLSRQLWWGHPIPAWYCADCKEINVAMEEPQQCSACQSPHLSQDPDVLDTWFSSALWPFATLGWPDEKAVDYQRYYPTQVMVTGYDIIYFWVARMIFMSLRFTEKIPFADVLITGLIRDAQGRKMSKSLGNGIDPEELIDEHGADALRMALVAGNTLGQDGRFREERMLHARHCTNKLWNAARFVLMQADVHDPVPLEPTSDLLTLPDRAVLHYLQGTVENATKQLELYHFDESLRTIEQFFWGFFCDFYIETVKECCQSENPARRRRVGSILTHSLHTLLRILHPFAPHITEEIARHLPPSSPPMAKALAVTAWPRVEKEWQNERIAEQMDEMLVAIRLVRSLRKEIGLPPHKVFPLQILVPEGDTGRSFFLTEKMMMERLCKVEIFPCRGDQQQWKRALTVVLTGGVELRLQLSVSDRQSVVQTLQKQSCRLQAEVERTERKLRNRAFIDRAPAEIVKVEQDKGAEYHVQWKRVQTLLREIGEK from the coding sequence GTGCAAGATCGGAAGAATTTATCTGCCTCCTATCATCCCGGGCAGGTGGAGGCGAGGGCACACGATCTCTGGGATGCACAGCAATGTTTTGTAGCGAACCCGGATTCGCCGAAGAAACCGTACAGCCTCGCCATCCCCCCACCGAATGTAACGGGAAACCTGCACCTGGGCCACGCCCTGAACAACGTGCTACAGGATATTCTCGCGCGTTGGCAGCGTATGGTGGGGAGAGATGTCCTATGGCTACCTGGTATGGATCACGCAGGGATTTCCACCCAGCTGAAGGTAGAGGCTGCTCTGCAAGCCCAGGGAGTGACGCGCCAACAATTGGGTCCCGAGGCCTTTACGAAGCGTCTCTGGGAATGGAAGGAGTCCTACAGCGCCCAGGTTCGTCGGCAGTGGCGTCGTTTGGGTCTTTCCCTGGATGGGACACGTGAGCGATTCACCTTGGATCCTGATTTATCTGCCGCAGTCCGAAAGGTATTCGTACAACTCTACGATGCGGGTCTCATCTACCGCGGTCGTTATCTTATCAACTGGGATCCTGTGGCAAGGACAGCCCTGTCCGACATCGAAGTGGAACATAAGGAACTCCGGGGCCATCTCTACTTTCTCGTTTATCCCTTGGTAGGTCAGGAGGGATGTGTAGAGATTGCCACCACCCGTCCCGAAACGATGTTCGGTGACGTTGCCGTTGCTGTTCATCCCAAGGATGATCGTTACACACACCTCATTGGACAGCGGGTGCACCTGCCGGGGACGGATCGAACCCTTCCCATCCTGGCCGATGAAATAGCGGATCCCACCCTCGGAAGCGGGGTGGTGAAAATTACACCGGCCCATGACTTCAATGATTTTGCCGTCGGTCAGCGTCACAATCTACCCATGCCTACGGTCATAGACGAAGGGGGTATCATGACGGAGGCCGCTGGTGATTATGTGGGTCTCGACCGATTAGAATGTCGGCGCCGTTTGGTGAGCGATCTACAGAATCAGGGCACCCTTGTGCGTACCCAAATTCATGTTCATTCTGTGGGCCACAGCCAGCGCACCCAGGCCATTGTGGAGCCCCGTTTGTCGACACAATGGTTTTTGTGTATGCGGGAACTAGCGGCGCAGGCACAGGGGGCCCAGGAGGGCGGGCAGGGGGTGCGTTTCGTACCGGAACGCTATGAGCGGATCTATTTGCAATGGGTGAAGAATTCTCGCGATTGGTGCCTGTCCCGGCAATTGTGGTGGGGTCATCCCATTCCCGCCTGGTATTGCGCGGATTGTAAGGAAATCAATGTAGCTATGGAAGAGCCTCAGCAATGTTCCGCATGCCAGTCCCCGCATCTTAGTCAGGATCCCGACGTGCTCGACACATGGTTTAGCTCGGCCCTATGGCCGTTTGCTACCCTGGGTTGGCCCGATGAGAAAGCCGTAGATTACCAAAGGTACTATCCTACCCAGGTGATGGTTACGGGCTATGATATCATTTACTTCTGGGTGGCACGGATGATTTTCATGTCCCTACGTTTCACCGAGAAGATTCCCTTTGCCGATGTTCTCATTACGGGACTCATACGGGATGCGCAGGGGCGCAAAATGTCCAAATCCCTAGGGAATGGGATTGACCCCGAGGAATTGATCGATGAGCATGGTGCCGATGCCCTCCGTATGGCCTTGGTAGCCGGCAATACCCTGGGTCAGGATGGTCGCTTCCGTGAGGAACGGATGCTGCATGCACGTCATTGTACCAATAAATTATGGAACGCTGCCCGCTTCGTCCTCATGCAAGCCGATGTACACGATCCCGTACCCTTGGAGCCTACCTCGGATCTACTGACTTTGCCGGATCGTGCGGTTCTCCATTACCTGCAGGGGACCGTCGAGAATGCAACAAAGCAACTCGAGCTGTACCATTTCGACGAATCCCTGCGTACGATTGAGCAATTTTTCTGGGGTTTTTTCTGTGATTTTTATATAGAAACAGTCAAGGAATGTTGTCAAAGCGAAAATCCTGCCCGTCGTCGACGGGTCGGGAGTATACTAACCCATTCCTTGCATACCCTGTTGCGAATTTTACATCCATTTGCTCCCCATATCACGGAGGAAATTGCCCGGCACCTGCCCCCATCGAGTCCCCCGATGGCCAAGGCCTTGGCGGTTACGGCCTGGCCACGGGTAGAGAAGGAATGGCAGAATGAGAGGATCGCCGAGCAAATGGATGAAATGTTGGTAGCGATTCGTCTGGTGCGTAGCCTGCGGAAGGAGATCGGTTTGCCGCCGCATAAGGTCTTTCCCCTGCAAATTCTTGTACCCGAGGGAGACACGGGTCGTTCCTTTTTCCTCACAGAGAAGATGATGATGGAACGATTGTGCAAAGTAGAAATTTTCCCCTGTAGGGGGGATCAGCAACAATGGAAACGCGCCTTGACCGTCGTCTTGACGGGGGGTGTGGAGTTGCGCCTCCAGTTGTCGGTTTCCGACCGCCAATCGGTAGTGCAAACCCTACAGAAACAATCATGCCGGCTGCAGGCTGAGGTGGAACGTACGGAGAGAAAATTGCGCAATCGTGCCTTCATCGATCGTGCGCCCGCTGAGATTGTGAAAGTGGAGCAGGATAAGGGGGCCGAGTACCATGTTCAGTGGAAAAGGGTACAGACCCTACTGCGGGAGATCGGGGAAAAATGA
- a CDS encoding ABC transporter permease: protein MTFFSCVVRMIQRRPQAYIGLLLNSMITSSVIFVFASFLFHPQLPLSRAFVENLFWITFYILVFCSFFSVFYSMATLYRERQKQFGTLILLGIKSRQLRIMLALETMIIGCFSVLWGVAFGMVVNGGLGFLIESLFEYIALDFHFSFEALGITVASSLAIFLLAALVMPFLVRNRKVIQLLQSKRRMDDKPEPPVGFLRVLVSFLSLGIVVTICLFLPVDMNIGFDKFPDSLQYIFPFCVLLTFVGAYFFYRQGSVALARWFRWNRSFSWRGIRLLWIGNMAHRLRDNSRFFWFFSMLLLSVFLSTSVVVALVKGVTEFTAGVEKQNPAPAPLFIYRLGEEDRISPEAQGRSQRMDQILLHRDSGLKRVDSTPVVRLDKGNPVLIKNPMESGEYEKYERLQSKKAEALAKGDRSFLEGHTEFLTISVGDYNRVMEAYGGALLRSLKPNEAVALGSKQGAALNPLPRGLGAAEVTIPSLEKQPAPVCPPSGCFMRGSRIGMYVVGDKVYSKLLDSRDPSIRKFRDANYMSGQGKMNPQIFQALGKANSLHSNDPNNSPEMMGSVIHDGSQKYQDKLIIAIFLFAMLIVCLVFVSIAGNFLLLRIYTDMEDQQQQFHNLLRIGFSIPNLRRSITVQIAYVFFFPLLLAVFLASCALYYGVRFTGLSVSLEMGEEIGREIGDKISSVTLFSSLQVMAVFLGVQMIMFLLARLWILRTMEKRTTG from the coding sequence ATGACATTTTTCTCGTGTGTAGTCCGTATGATTCAACGTCGTCCGCAGGCCTATATAGGTCTACTGTTGAACTCGATGATCACCTCCTCCGTCATCTTTGTCTTTGCATCGTTCTTGTTCCACCCTCAGTTGCCCCTGTCGAGGGCGTTTGTGGAGAATCTCTTTTGGATCACATTTTATATTCTTGTTTTCTGTTCCTTCTTCTCTGTTTTCTATTCTATGGCTACACTCTACAGGGAACGACAGAAACAATTTGGGACTCTTATACTCTTAGGTATAAAATCCCGACAGTTGCGGATTATGTTAGCGTTAGAAACCATGATTATAGGTTGTTTTTCGGTCCTTTGGGGGGTTGCATTCGGTATGGTTGTGAATGGGGGCCTTGGGTTTTTGATCGAGTCCCTCTTCGAGTATATAGCATTGGATTTTCACTTTTCCTTTGAAGCCCTAGGGATCACAGTGGCATCTTCTCTGGCTATTTTTCTTTTGGCTGCCCTTGTGATGCCCTTTCTCGTACGGAACCGGAAAGTAATTCAGTTACTCCAGAGCAAGAGGCGGATGGATGATAAACCAGAACCGCCGGTAGGGTTCCTCCGTGTCCTAGTATCGTTTCTCTCCTTGGGGATCGTTGTCACAATTTGTCTCTTTCTGCCTGTAGATATGAATATCGGTTTCGACAAGTTTCCAGATTCCCTCCAATATATTTTCCCCTTTTGTGTTCTATTGACTTTTGTGGGTGCTTACTTTTTCTATCGCCAGGGGAGCGTGGCTCTAGCAAGATGGTTCCGTTGGAATAGGTCCTTTTCCTGGCGCGGAATACGTCTGTTGTGGATAGGGAATATGGCCCATCGGTTGCGTGATAATTCCCGCTTCTTTTGGTTTTTTTCTATGCTTTTGCTCTCTGTTTTTTTATCGACGAGTGTTGTAGTAGCCCTTGTGAAGGGGGTTACCGAGTTCACTGCGGGGGTAGAGAAGCAGAATCCAGCACCAGCACCCCTTTTCATCTATCGCCTGGGGGAAGAGGATAGGATCAGTCCCGAGGCGCAAGGTAGGTCGCAGCGGATGGATCAGATTCTCCTCCATAGGGATAGCGGTCTGAAACGTGTGGATTCGACACCGGTTGTACGTTTGGATAAGGGAAACCCCGTCCTCATCAAAAACCCCATGGAATCTGGGGAATATGAAAAATATGAAAGGCTACAGAGTAAAAAGGCGGAAGCCCTGGCCAAGGGGGATCGATCCTTCCTCGAGGGGCATACCGAATTCCTAACCATTTCTGTGGGTGATTACAACAGGGTGATGGAAGCGTATGGTGGGGCCTTACTACGGTCCCTTAAACCCAATGAGGCAGTAGCCTTAGGATCGAAGCAAGGGGCGGCCTTGAATCCCTTACCGCGGGGCTTGGGAGCTGCGGAAGTGACCATCCCAAGTCTGGAGAAACAACCTGCACCTGTGTGTCCCCCGTCGGGATGTTTTATGAGGGGTAGTAGGATCGGAATGTATGTAGTGGGGGATAAGGTGTATTCGAAATTACTAGATTCACGGGATCCTAGCATTCGAAAGTTTCGGGATGCTAATTACATGTCGGGGCAGGGTAAAATGAATCCCCAGATTTTTCAAGCTCTGGGCAAAGCGAATTCATTGCATTCCAACGACCCGAACAATTCCCCCGAAATGATGGGTAGCGTGATCCACGATGGTAGTCAAAAATACCAAGACAAATTGATCATCGCTATCTTTTTGTTCGCCATGCTCATTGTTTGCCTTGTCTTTGTTTCCATTGCTGGTAACTTCCTATTGCTTCGCATTTATACCGATATGGAGGATCAACAGCAACAGTTTCACAATCTACTGCGAATTGGCTTTTCGATCCCAAATTTACGAAGATCTATCACAGTGCAGATTGCCTATGTTTTCTTTTTCCCCTTGCTATTGGCTGTTTTCCTAGCATCCTGTGCACTGTATTATGGGGTCCGGTTTACAGGGCTCTCAGTCTCCTTAGAAATGGGTGAGGAGATAGGTAGGGAAATAGGGGATAAGATTTCATCGGTTACACTGTTTTCCTCTTTGCAGGTGATGGCCGTATTCTTAGGCGTCCAGATGATCATGTTTCTCTTAGCCCGCTTGTGGATCTTGCGTACCATGGAAAAACGGACCACTGGATGA
- a CDS encoding CPBP family intramembrane glutamic endopeptidase, protein MSQYITMTLLLNIILELLLIFLVVKLDHDRHRYTMALGDSSRWGLFLGRDRMVDVLFLVLYVAWMGYDLFKKIGSLSIGERLFAEGFFPIPIGDQLPLYGLFALYLSLGVFFVCPTFRSYIMSKLCLNPQRYIHRIAVWWMFSCFINLIYTKFFIPVTDYGDRMEDIPFLLLTKCQELLLAVLAVGGGSTRNGKETWIRLGMNRKPTGMGVLLSFSLKITLDFSLSIISQWVGTSGGGYIHPTLSWLNAIVITIMPAVGEELLFRGVLQPRVGIGATSVLFAAAHSSHDLFGIIGVFLDSLLYGWIARRYSIWLSIGLHMYNNAAASMNDIG, encoded by the coding sequence ATGTCGCAATATATTACAATGACTCTTTTATTGAATATTATTCTCGAATTGTTACTTATTTTTTTAGTTGTGAAATTGGATCATGATCGTCATCGGTATACTATGGCGTTGGGGGACAGTTCTCGTTGGGGTTTGTTTCTGGGTCGGGATAGGATGGTAGATGTCCTATTTCTGGTTCTGTATGTTGCTTGGATGGGGTATGATCTATTCAAAAAAATTGGGTCCCTCTCCATTGGGGAGCGGTTGTTTGCCGAGGGTTTTTTTCCCATACCGATAGGGGACCAGCTCCCCCTTTATGGTCTTTTCGCCCTCTACTTATCATTGGGTGTGTTTTTTGTGTGTCCTACATTTCGATCATACATAATGTCTAAATTGTGTTTGAATCCCCAACGATACATTCATCGTATTGCGGTATGGTGGATGTTCTCTTGTTTTATCAATCTTATATACACAAAGTTTTTCATACCAGTCACTGATTACGGGGACAGAATGGAGGATATCCCGTTTTTACTGTTGACGAAATGCCAAGAACTATTGCTTGCCGTACTTGCCGTCGGGGGCGGTAGTACTCGTAATGGGAAAGAAACATGGATTCGACTGGGGATGAACAGGAAACCCACGGGGATGGGTGTTTTATTGTCTTTTTCCCTAAAGATTACACTCGATTTTTCATTGTCCATAATAAGCCAATGGGTAGGTACATCTGGTGGTGGGTATATTCATCCGACGTTGAGTTGGTTGAATGCTATTGTAATAACCATTATGCCTGCAGTTGGGGAGGAACTGCTCTTCCGGGGTGTTCTTCAACCACGCGTGGGTATTGGGGCCACCAGTGTTTTGTTCGCCGCGGCACATAGTTCGCATGATTTATTTGGAATTATTGGTGTTTTTTTAGATTCGTTGTTGTATGGTTGGATTGCACGTCGATATTCCATATGGTTGTCCATAGGATTGCATATGTACAATAATGCTGCTGCTAGTATGAATGATATCGGGTAG
- a CDS encoding transposase, which yields MKTVRKKFSLEFKQKAVEQVKNEQHIAQVSRQCGQHPVGGVNF from the coding sequence ATGAAAACAGTTCGAAAAAAATTCTCGTTGGAATTCAAACAAAAGGCGGTTGAACAAGTCAAGAATGAACAACATATTGCCCAGGTATCTAGACAGTGTGGGCAACATCCCGTTGGGGGTGTGAATTTCTGA